In one Lysobacter alkalisoli genomic region, the following are encoded:
- a CDS encoding YdcF family protein gives MPDTRRAPPPATRLAHRLRLFSDRDVLHGSLVAVTACVASLGLVYLAYLVHVWRVARGAGCEAGEGRRVLVFGKHAPGGRPDADFEARLDRAAALGQQRPGTGFILLGGGAAGEPSEAELARRGLLARGLPGEAPLWLEDQSRDTLQNLRNARDLLALIGTGPDRHRVTLLSSRYHLARCLWFARRLGYDAEPCAAEPALRMTPANLCRLAGEAGYIALVDLGTRWAKLIGSRRMLARTE, from the coding sequence ATGCCGGATACGAGGCGGGCTCCGCCCCCCGCCACCCGTCTCGCCCATCGCCTGCGACTGTTCAGCGACCGCGATGTGCTCCATGGGTCGCTGGTGGCTGTGACCGCCTGCGTGGCCAGTCTTGGCCTGGTCTACCTGGCCTATCTGGTTCATGTGTGGCGGGTCGCGCGTGGGGCTGGCTGCGAGGCCGGGGAGGGTCGCCGGGTGCTGGTGTTCGGCAAGCACGCGCCGGGCGGTCGGCCGGATGCGGATTTCGAAGCCCGGCTCGACCGTGCTGCCGCACTGGGACAACAACGCCCCGGTACCGGCTTCATCCTGCTCGGCGGTGGTGCGGCCGGCGAACCCAGCGAAGCCGAACTGGCCCGCCGGGGCCTGCTTGCGCGGGGTCTGCCGGGCGAAGCACCGCTGTGGCTGGAGGATCAATCGCGCGACACGCTGCAGAACCTGCGCAACGCCCGCGACCTGCTTGCGCTGATCGGCACCGGCCCTGACCGGCACCGCGTCACCCTGCTCAGCAGCCGTTACCACCTTGCCCGCTGCCTGTGGTTCGCGCGTCGGCTCGGTTACGACGCCGAACCCTGCGCGGCCGAACCGGCATTGCGGATGACGCCCGCCAATCTGTGCCGCCTCGCCGGCGAGGCCGGCTACATCGCCCTGGTCGACCTCGGCACGCGCTGGGCGAAGCTGATCGGCAGCCGGCGGATGCTGGCGCGGACGGAGTAG
- a CDS encoding beta-ketoacyl-[acyl-carrier-protein] synthase family protein translates to MPATLKQRPPLAIRAHTATTALGRGREAQAEALATRRGGLRRNDFPTTAPGETPLDCWIGRVDGIEDSPLPAELADWECRNNRLAWLALQQDGIDAAVADAIDRYGATRVALVVGTSTSSIGATEEAYARLQPDADGNLHFPPDLARPGIHTPHSLGAFVQQATGARGPCVTVATACSSSAKVFVQAARLIDAGLADAALVGGVDTLCGSVLFGFNALQLVSTSPCRPFDAHRNGLSLGEAGGFALLERSSSIDDGDATLKLCGYGESSDGHHMSAPHPEGLGARLAMEDALARAGIDASQLGYLNLHGTATPANDSIEAMVVAALFPSALHASSTKGWTGHTLGAAGIVESVFALIALERGLLPGTLNSSAPDPACGPQIRFDNAEREVRHAMNNSFGFGGNNCSLVFGKV, encoded by the coding sequence ATGCCCGCCACCCTGAAACAGCGCCCGCCGCTGGCGATCCGCGCCCATACCGCCACCACCGCCCTGGGCCGTGGCCGTGAAGCCCAGGCCGAGGCGCTGGCGACACGCCGCGGCGGGTTGCGCCGCAACGATTTCCCGACCACCGCGCCCGGCGAGACGCCGCTGGACTGCTGGATTGGCCGTGTCGACGGTATCGAGGACAGCCCGCTGCCGGCGGAACTTGCCGATTGGGAATGCCGCAATAACCGGCTCGCCTGGCTGGCGCTGCAGCAGGACGGCATCGACGCGGCAGTTGCCGATGCGATCGACCGCTACGGTGCCACTCGCGTCGCACTGGTCGTTGGCACCTCGACCTCGAGCATCGGCGCCACCGAGGAGGCCTATGCGCGGCTGCAGCCGGACGCCGACGGCAACCTGCATTTCCCACCCGACCTCGCCCGTCCCGGCATCCATACCCCGCACTCGCTCGGCGCCTTCGTGCAACAGGCGACCGGTGCGCGCGGGCCGTGCGTGACCGTCGCCACCGCCTGCTCGTCCAGCGCCAAGGTGTTCGTCCAGGCAGCGCGCCTGATCGACGCCGGCCTGGCCGATGCGGCCCTGGTCGGCGGCGTCGACACCCTCTGCGGCAGCGTGCTGTTCGGCTTCAACGCGCTGCAACTGGTCTCGACCTCCCCGTGCCGCCCGTTCGACGCCCACCGCAACGGGCTGTCGCTCGGCGAAGCCGGCGGTTTCGCCCTGCTCGAGCGTAGTTCAAGCATCGACGACGGCGACGCCACGCTGAAACTGTGCGGCTACGGCGAATCCAGCGACGGCCACCACATGTCCGCCCCGCATCCCGAGGGCCTCGGCGCGCGACTGGCGATGGAGGACGCGCTGGCCCGCGCCGGCATCGACGCATCGCAGCTCGGCTACCTCAACCTGCACGGCACCGCCACGCCTGCCAACGACAGCATCGAGGCAATGGTAGTGGCGGCGCTGTTCCCGTCCGCGTTGCACGCCAGTTCGACCAAGGGCTGGACCGGCCACACTCTCGGCGCGGCCGGCATCGTCGAATCGGTGTTCGCACTGATCGCGCTCGAGCGCGGGCTGTTGCCGGGCACGCTCAACAGCTCCGCGCCGGACCCGGCCTGCGGGCCACAGATCCGCTTCGACAACGCCGAGCGCGAGGTGCGCCATGCGATGAACAACTCGTTCGGCTTCGGCGGCAACAACTGCTCGCTGGTGTTCGGAAAGGTATGA
- a CDS encoding beta-ketoacyl synthase chain length factor, translated as MLAAQIEGIGFWAPGLPSWQAARDFIRTGSLAADAPRRPSPQLLPPNERRRTPDTVAIALDVALAACHAAGRDPATLPSVFASTHGDHAITDYMCETLAREPRTVSPTRFHNSVHNAASGYWTIGTRSHRPATAISALDASFAQGLLEALLQLAAGEEAVLLAAYDGNANGPVGRQWHSKGLLAGALLLSQSGAETGPVLQAELVDGVPPPADGPLSRHAGSNAMAPMLPLFEALAHGAPAAVALAAGPGRVLSVTLLPGAAAMESVDA; from the coding sequence ATGCTCGCCGCACAGATCGAAGGCATCGGTTTCTGGGCCCCGGGGCTGCCGTCCTGGCAGGCCGCGCGCGACTTCATTCGCACCGGCTCGCTGGCGGCCGACGCGCCGCGACGACCCTCACCGCAGCTGCTGCCGCCGAACGAACGTCGGCGCACACCGGACACGGTGGCGATCGCGCTCGACGTCGCGCTCGCCGCCTGCCACGCCGCCGGCCGCGACCCGGCCACGCTGCCGTCGGTGTTCGCCTCCACCCACGGCGACCACGCCATCACCGACTACATGTGCGAAACCCTGGCCCGCGAGCCTCGCACCGTGTCGCCGACCCGCTTCCACAACTCGGTGCACAACGCCGCCTCCGGCTACTGGACCATTGGCACCCGCAGCCACCGGCCCGCCACCGCGATCAGCGCGTTGGACGCAAGCTTTGCCCAGGGCCTGCTGGAAGCGCTGCTGCAGCTGGCCGCAGGCGAAGAGGCGGTGCTGCTCGCCGCCTACGATGGCAATGCCAATGGCCCGGTCGGCAGACAGTGGCACAGCAAAGGGCTGCTCGCTGGCGCGCTGTTACTGTCGCAAAGCGGTGCCGAAACCGGCCCGGTGCTGCAGGCCGAACTGGTCGATGGCGTACCGCCACCCGCCGATGGCCCGCTCTCCCGTCACGCCGGCAGCAATGCGATGGCGCCGATGCTGCCGCTGTTCGAGGCCCTCGCGCACGGCGCGCCAGCCGCGGTCGCGCTTGCAGCAGGCCCCGGCCGGGTGCTGTCGGTCACGCTGCTGCCGGGCGCGGCCGCGATGGAATCGGTCGATGCCTGA
- a CDS encoding MFS transporter, producing MQTSSSVPASDPNDRHATVSVHGENKHAVAPGDIAVGVVIGRASEYFDFFVYGIASALVFPRVFFPFLEPLQATLWSFAIFALAFIARPLGTVLFMWIQRRWDRSTKLTAALFLLGTATAGIAFLPGYERIGALSIGLLALFRVLQGVALGGSWDGLPSLLALNAPEERRGHYAMLGQLGAPAGFIIAAALFAYLLGNLNTDDFFGWGWRYPFFAAFALNVVALFARLRLVVTHEYVHELDRNDLEPVPVGELLRAKGPNVAIGGFAALASYALFHVVTIFPISWILLFTDEPVGQFLLLQVAGAFLAAGGVVASGWIADRYGRIRTLSGFAAAIAVFSGFAPTLLTGGTVGKYAFVLLGFILLGLCYGQAAGAVTVNFGARYRYTGAALTADMAWLIGAAFAPLVALWLCAKFGLAFVGAYLLSGAVCTVLALLANRKLKLLRN from the coding sequence ATGCAGACATCGAGTTCCGTCCCCGCCTCCGACCCGAATGACCGGCATGCGACCGTCTCGGTGCATGGCGAGAACAAACATGCCGTCGCTCCCGGCGACATCGCCGTTGGCGTGGTCATCGGTCGTGCGTCGGAGTATTTCGACTTCTTCGTCTATGGCATCGCTTCGGCGCTGGTGTTCCCGCGGGTGTTCTTCCCGTTCCTGGAGCCGCTGCAAGCGACCTTGTGGTCGTTCGCGATCTTCGCCCTGGCCTTCATCGCGCGCCCACTGGGCACCGTACTGTTCATGTGGATCCAGCGGCGCTGGGACCGCAGCACCAAGCTGACTGCGGCGCTGTTCCTGCTCGGCACCGCCACCGCCGGCATCGCCTTCCTGCCCGGCTACGAGAGAATCGGTGCGCTGTCGATCGGTCTGCTGGCGCTGTTCCGGGTGTTGCAAGGGGTCGCCCTCGGCGGATCCTGGGACGGGCTGCCGTCACTGCTCGCGCTGAACGCGCCCGAGGAGCGCCGTGGCCACTACGCGATGCTGGGCCAGCTCGGTGCGCCCGCCGGTTTCATCATCGCCGCCGCCCTGTTCGCCTACCTGCTCGGCAACCTGAACACGGACGACTTCTTCGGCTGGGGCTGGCGGTATCCGTTCTTCGCTGCGTTCGCGCTCAACGTGGTGGCGCTGTTCGCGCGCCTGCGGCTGGTGGTCACGCACGAGTACGTGCACGAACTGGATCGCAACGACCTCGAGCCGGTCCCGGTGGGCGAGCTGCTGCGTGCCAAGGGGCCGAACGTGGCGATCGGCGGGTTCGCCGCGCTGGCCAGCTACGCGCTGTTCCATGTCGTCACGATCTTCCCGATCTCCTGGATCCTGCTGTTCACCGACGAGCCGGTCGGGCAGTTCCTGCTGCTGCAGGTGGCCGGCGCCTTCCTCGCTGCCGGTGGCGTGGTCGCGTCCGGCTGGATCGCCGACCGCTATGGCCGCATCCGGACCCTGAGCGGCTTCGCCGCCGCGATCGCGGTGTTCAGCGGCTTCGCACCGACCCTGCTCACCGGCGGTACGGTCGGAAAATACGCGTTCGTGCTGCTCGGCTTCATCCTGCTCGGGCTGTGCTACGGCCAGGCCGCGGGAGCGGTAACGGTCAATTTCGGTGCCCGCTATCGCTATACCGGTGCTGCGCTGACTGCCGACATGGCCTGGCTGATCGGCGCCGCGTTCGCGCCGCTGGTCGCGCTGTGGCTATGCGCGAAGTTCGGTCTCGCCTTCGTCGGCGCCTACCTGCTGTCCGGCGCGGTCTGCACGGTGCTCGCGCTGCTGGCGAACCGGAAGCTGAAACTGCTGCGGAACTGA
- the cyoA gene encoding ubiquinol oxidase subunit II, translating to MPTLRSLGRPLLAALAALSLPGCNTILLNAPGDVARQQGDLIVVSTVLMLLIIVPVIALTLFFAWRYRASNTKATYKPDWDHSVQLELLIWAAPLVIIIALGAITWISTHTLDPYRPLERIAEGQPVPEGVEPLEIQVVALDWKWLFLYPEQNIATVNEIAAPVDRPVRFLITGTTVMNSFYIPAMAGMIYAMPGMETKLHAVMNEPGEYVGFSANYSGEGFNGMRFRFRGMSEDDFEQWVAQARASGQALDRDGFLELEKPSEREPVRHYAGVAPGLYHAILNRCVDANHICMDEMMAIDAGGGLGRDAIDALIPRLRGDLRGGPVVAAAVCRADDLIPPLAPLARTAP from the coding sequence ATGCCCACGCTCCGATCCCTTGGCCGCCCGCTGCTCGCCGCACTGGCCGCACTGTCGCTGCCCGGGTGCAACACCATCCTCCTCAACGCACCCGGCGACGTGGCCCGGCAGCAGGGCGATCTGATCGTCGTCTCCACCGTGCTGATGCTGCTGATCATCGTCCCGGTGATCGCGCTGACGTTGTTCTTCGCCTGGCGTTACCGCGCCTCCAACACCAAGGCGACCTACAAGCCCGACTGGGACCACTCCGTCCAGCTCGAACTGCTGATCTGGGCGGCACCGCTGGTGATCATCATCGCGCTGGGCGCGATCACCTGGATCAGCACCCACACCCTCGACCCATACCGCCCGCTGGAGCGCATCGCCGAAGGCCAGCCGGTGCCGGAGGGCGTGGAGCCGCTGGAAATCCAGGTGGTGGCGCTGGACTGGAAGTGGCTGTTCCTCTACCCCGAACAGAACATCGCCACCGTCAACGAGATCGCCGCGCCGGTCGACCGTCCGGTCCGCTTCCTGATCACCGGCACCACGGTGATGAACTCGTTCTACATCCCCGCCATGGCCGGGATGATCTACGCCATGCCCGGGATGGAAACCAAGCTGCACGCGGTGATGAACGAGCCAGGCGAATACGTCGGCTTCTCCGCCAACTACAGCGGCGAGGGCTTCAACGGCATGCGCTTCCGCTTCCGCGGAATGAGCGAGGATGACTTCGAGCAGTGGGTCGCGCAGGCCCGCGCGAGCGGGCAGGCCCTGGATCGCGACGGCTTCCTGGAACTGGAGAAACCCAGCGAGCGCGAACCGGTGCGCCATTACGCCGGCGTCGCCCCGGGCCTGTACCACGCCATTCTCAACCGCTGCGTCGACGCCAACCATATCTGCATGGACGAGATGATGGCGATCGACGCCGGCGGCGGCCTCGGCCGGGACGCGATCGATGCGCTGATCCCGCGCCTGCGCGGCGACCTGCGCGGCGGCCCGGTGGTCGCGGCGGCAGTATGCCGCGCCGATGACCTGATCCCGCCGCTCGCACCGCTGGCGCGGACCGCGCCGTGA
- the cyoB gene encoding cytochrome o ubiquinol oxidase subunit I: protein MSNPASPTHPFFGRLSLEAIPYHDPILLGTFAGVAVVGIAVLALLTRYRLWGYLWHEWFTSIDHKKIGIMYCVLGLVMFLRGFADAIMMRLQQAMAFGDSVGYLPPHHYDQIFTAHGVIMIFFVAMPFVTGFMNYVVPLQIGARDVAFPFLNNFSFWMTAGGAALVMLSLFVGEFAMTGWLAYPPLSGIDFSPGVGVDYYIWGLQVAGVGTTLSGINLIATIVKMRAPGMTLMRMPVFTWTALCSNVLIVASFPVLTATLALLTLDRYIGTNFFTSDLGGNAMMYVNLIWIWGHPEVYILILPAFGIFSEVVSTFCGKRLFGYASMVYATVVITILSYLVWLHHFFTMGSGASVNSFFGIATMIISIPTGAKVFNWLFTMYRGRIRFELPMLWTVGFMVTFVIGGMTGVMLAIPAADFVLHNSLFLIAHFHNVIIGGVLFGMFAGINFWWPKAFGFRLDPFWGKLSFWFWLVGFVLAFAPLYVLGLMGVTRRVSHFDDPSLQVWFLIAAAGAFLIAIGIVCMLVQFAVSILRRKQLRDESGDPWEGRTLEWSTSSPPPAYNFAFTPVVHDNDAWHDMKQRGFQRPTTGFIPVHMPRNTAAGVVLAGLSTLLGFALIWHIWWLVIASFAATLIVAIVHTFNYKRDYHIPAEEITAAEDARTAQLANLHV, encoded by the coding sequence ATGTCCAACCCCGCAAGTCCGACCCACCCGTTCTTCGGCCGCCTCTCCCTGGAGGCGATCCCGTACCACGACCCGATCCTCCTCGGCACCTTCGCCGGTGTCGCCGTGGTCGGCATCGCGGTGCTGGCGCTGCTCACCCGCTACCGGCTGTGGGGCTACCTGTGGCACGAGTGGTTCACCAGCATCGATCACAAGAAGATCGGCATCATGTACTGCGTGCTGGGGCTGGTGATGTTCCTGCGCGGCTTCGCCGACGCGATCATGATGCGGCTGCAGCAGGCGATGGCCTTCGGCGATTCGGTCGGTTATCTGCCACCGCACCACTACGACCAGATCTTCACCGCCCACGGCGTGATCATGATTTTCTTCGTGGCGATGCCGTTCGTCACCGGCTTCATGAACTACGTGGTGCCGCTGCAGATTGGCGCGCGCGATGTCGCCTTCCCGTTCCTCAACAACTTCAGTTTCTGGATGACCGCCGGCGGCGCGGCGCTGGTGATGCTGTCGCTGTTCGTCGGCGAGTTCGCGATGACCGGCTGGCTGGCCTATCCGCCGCTGTCGGGCATCGACTTCAGTCCCGGGGTCGGGGTCGATTACTACATATGGGGGCTACAGGTGGCCGGCGTGGGCACCACGCTGTCGGGCATCAACCTGATCGCCACCATCGTCAAGATGCGCGCACCGGGCATGACCCTGATGCGGATGCCGGTGTTCACCTGGACCGCGCTGTGCTCGAACGTGCTGATCGTCGCTTCGTTCCCGGTGCTGACCGCGACCCTGGCGCTGCTGACCCTGGACCGCTACATCGGCACCAACTTCTTCACCAGCGATCTTGGCGGCAACGCCATGATGTACGTGAACCTGATCTGGATCTGGGGCCATCCGGAGGTCTACATCCTGATCCTGCCCGCGTTCGGCATCTTCTCCGAGGTCGTGTCCACGTTCTGCGGCAAGCGCCTGTTCGGTTACGCGTCGATGGTCTACGCGACGGTGGTGATCACGATCCTGTCGTACCTGGTGTGGCTGCACCACTTTTTCACCATGGGTTCGGGCGCGAGCGTGAACTCGTTCTTCGGCATTGCGACGATGATCATCTCGATCCCGACCGGGGCCAAGGTGTTCAACTGGCTGTTCACCATGTACCGCGGCCGGATCCGCTTCGAGCTGCCGATGCTGTGGACGGTCGGCTTCATGGTGACCTTCGTGATCGGCGGCATGACCGGCGTGATGCTGGCGATTCCGGCGGCCGACTTCGTGCTGCACAACAGCCTGTTCCTGATCGCCCACTTCCACAACGTGATCATCGGCGGCGTGCTGTTCGGCATGTTCGCCGGGATCAACTTCTGGTGGCCGAAGGCCTTCGGCTTCAGACTCGATCCGTTCTGGGGCAAGCTGTCGTTCTGGTTCTGGCTGGTCGGCTTCGTGCTCGCGTTCGCGCCGCTGTACGTACTCGGCCTGATGGGCGTGACCCGACGGGTGAGCCATTTCGACGATCCGTCGCTGCAGGTCTGGTTCCTGATCGCCGCGGCCGGCGCGTTCCTGATCGCGATCGGCATCGTCTGCATGCTGGTGCAGTTCGCGGTCAGCATCCTGCGCCGCAAGCAACTGCGCGACGAAAGCGGCGATCCGTGGGAAGGCCGCACCCTGGAGTGGTCGACCTCGTCGCCGCCGCCGGCCTACAACTTCGCCTTCACTCCGGTGGTGCACGACAACGACGCCTGGCACGACATGAAGCAGCGCGGCTTCCAGCGGCCGACCACCGGCTTCATCCCGGTGCACATGCCGAGGAACACCGCCGCCGGCGTGGTCCTGGCCGGCCTGAGCACCCTGCTCGGCTTCGCCCTGATCTGGCACATCTGGTGGCTGGTGATCGCCAGCTTCGCCGCGACGCTTATCGTCGCGATCGTCCACACCTTCAACTACAAGCGCGACTATCACATCCCGGCCGAGGAAATCACCGCAGCCGAGGATGCGCGCACCGCGCAACTGGCGAACCTCCATGTCTGA
- the cyoC gene encoding cytochrome o ubiquinol oxidase subunit III: MTDAQGRPVFLDTAGRHHPENGTLLGFWLYLMSDCLIFAVLFAIYGVLGRSYAAGPSGADLFDLNLVAINTGLLLLSSITYGFSMVAMQAKKKKAVLAWLAVTGLLGLGFLGVELYEFAHLIHEGAGPQRSAFLSSFFALVGTHGLHVTFGVVWLVVLMLQVGKLGLTTANRRRLLCLSMFWHFLDVVWIGVFTFVYLMGVLP, from the coding sequence ATGACCGACGCGCAGGGGCGCCCGGTCTTTCTCGATACAGCAGGCCGGCACCACCCGGAGAACGGTACCCTGCTCGGCTTCTGGCTGTACCTGATGAGCGACTGCCTGATCTTCGCAGTGCTGTTCGCCATCTACGGCGTGCTCGGGCGCAGCTACGCGGCCGGGCCGTCGGGCGCCGACCTGTTCGATCTCAACCTGGTCGCGATCAACACCGGCCTGTTGTTGCTGTCGTCGATCACCTACGGCTTCTCGATGGTGGCGATGCAGGCGAAAAAGAAAAAGGCCGTGCTGGCCTGGCTGGCGGTGACCGGCCTGCTCGGGTTGGGCTTCCTCGGCGTCGAGCTGTACGAGTTCGCCCACCTGATCCACGAGGGTGCCGGCCCGCAGCGCAGTGCGTTCCTGTCCTCGTTCTTCGCCCTGGTCGGCACCCACGGCCTGCACGTCACCTTTGGCGTTGTATGGCTGGTGGTGCTGATGCTGCAGGTCGGCAAGCTGGGGCTGACCACGGCCAATCGGCGCCGCCTGCTGTGCCTGTCGATGTTCTGGCATTTCCTCGACGTCGTCTGGATCGGCGTCTTCACCTTCGTCTACCTGATGGGAGTGCTGCCATGA
- the cyoD gene encoding cytochrome o ubiquinol oxidase subunit IV, with amino-acid sequence MSDAHHDAHVADHHDEDGGLHFSVKGYMTGFLLSVVLTAIPFWLVMGQVVSSSNLTGFVVLAFAAVQMVVHMIYFLHLDAKSQGGWNMLALIFTAVLVVIMLAGSLWVMHHLNTNMMPMAPHEMRVQP; translated from the coding sequence ATGAGCGACGCGCACCATGACGCCCACGTCGCCGACCACCACGACGAGGACGGCGGCCTGCATTTCAGCGTCAAGGGCTACATGACCGGTTTCCTGCTGTCGGTGGTGCTGACCGCGATCCCGTTCTGGCTGGTGATGGGCCAGGTGGTTTCCTCGTCCAACCTGACCGGCTTCGTGGTGCTCGCTTTCGCGGCGGTGCAGATGGTCGTGCACATGATCTATTTCCTGCACCTGGACGCGAAGTCGCAGGGCGGATGGAACATGCTGGCGCTGATCTTCACCGCGGTCCTGGTGGTGATCATGCTGGCCGGCTCGCTGTGGGTCATGCACCATCTCAACACCAACATGATGCCGATGGCGCCGCATGAGATGCGGGTGCAGCCTTGA
- a CDS encoding SURF1 family protein, whose amino-acid sequence MSIPTHHNISPLSVAFAVALAIAFAGFTALGVWQVKRLAWKLDLIERVESRVHAPPVAAPGPAEWAHVDAASHEYLHVVLEGRFLPGLDAKVQAVTELGAGFWLLAPFETADGGIVLINRGFVPPDRVGETAPPADTRMTGLLRISEPGGAFLRDNDPANDRWYSRDVQAIATARGLREVAPYFVDAGRNPDADVGAPVGGLTVVRFRNHHLVYALTWFALALMSAAAFVYLLRDARRGRR is encoded by the coding sequence ATGTCGATTCCAACCCACCACAACATCAGCCCTCTTTCTGTTGCCTTCGCCGTGGCGCTCGCGATCGCCTTCGCCGGCTTCACCGCGCTCGGCGTCTGGCAGGTCAAGCGGCTGGCCTGGAAGCTGGACCTGATCGAGCGGGTCGAGTCCCGCGTGCACGCGCCGCCGGTGGCGGCGCCCGGACCGGCCGAGTGGGCGCATGTCGATGCCGCCAGCCACGAGTACCTGCACGTCGTGCTCGAAGGTCGTTTCCTGCCGGGACTCGACGCGAAGGTGCAGGCGGTGACGGAACTCGGCGCGGGCTTCTGGCTGCTGGCGCCGTTTGAAACTGCCGACGGCGGCATCGTGCTGATCAACCGCGGCTTCGTGCCGCCTGACCGGGTGGGGGAGACCGCGCCGCCTGCCGACACCCGTATGACCGGACTGCTGCGGATCAGCGAGCCGGGCGGTGCGTTCCTGCGCGACAACGATCCCGCCAACGACCGCTGGTACTCGCGTGACGTGCAGGCCATCGCCACCGCGCGCGGGCTGCGGGAGGTCGCGCCGTACTTCGTCGATGCCGGACGCAATCCTGATGCCGATGTCGGCGCTCCGGTCGGTGGCTTGACCGTGGTGCGCTTTCGCAACCACCATCTGGTCTATGCGCTGACCTGGTTCGCGCTGGCGCTGATGTCGGCCGCGGCCTTCGTGTACCTGCTGCGCGATGCCCGGCGCGGCCGGAGATGA
- a CDS encoding ATP-binding protein, whose product MPERQRSAPPQLRAQHPLVQLRWIAVVGQIVTILFAQHVLDIALPLPSMFAVVAALAAFNLVSMLRWRPRADVRSGALFRALLVDILTLTALLYLAGGISNPFVFLYLLQVGLAAVLLRPWASWTVVAITTACVLALALWPGPVTIPVDLAGGLHSPYVWGLLICFALNAVLLVVFITRINASLRARDAHLATLRQRAAEEEHIVRMGLLASGAAHELGTPLATLSVILGDWRRMPPFTERTDLRDELGEMQIQVDRCKSIVTGILLSAGKARGESPEPTTLATFLDGLVTEWRATRPVRGFEYTKDIGSDIAIISDTGLKQMIGNVLDNALEASPDWVALEATREDDALVLRVCDRGPGFAPAMLAEFGRPYQSSKGRPGGGLGLFLSVNVARAFGGNVAARNREAGGAEVTVILPLASLTLEEVDDEQ is encoded by the coding sequence ATGCCGGAGCGCCAGCGATCCGCCCCTCCCCAGTTGCGCGCCCAGCATCCGCTGGTCCAGTTGCGCTGGATCGCGGTGGTCGGCCAGATCGTCACCATCCTGTTCGCCCAGCACGTCCTCGACATCGCCCTGCCGCTGCCATCGATGTTCGCAGTGGTGGCGGCACTGGCCGCATTCAATCTGGTCAGCATGCTGCGCTGGCGCCCGCGCGCGGATGTCCGCAGCGGCGCCCTGTTCCGTGCCCTGCTGGTCGACATCCTGACCCTGACCGCGCTGCTGTACCTGGCCGGCGGGATCTCAAATCCGTTCGTATTCCTGTATCTGCTGCAGGTCGGCCTGGCCGCGGTACTGCTGCGCCCCTGGGCGAGCTGGACAGTGGTTGCGATCACCACCGCCTGCGTGCTCGCGCTGGCACTGTGGCCGGGGCCGGTGACGATCCCGGTCGACCTTGCCGGCGGCCTGCACTCCCCCTACGTGTGGGGCCTGCTGATCTGTTTCGCCCTGAACGCGGTGCTGCTGGTGGTGTTCATCACCCGCATCAACGCCTCATTGCGTGCACGCGACGCGCATCTGGCGACGCTGCGCCAGCGTGCGGCCGAGGAGGAGCACATCGTGCGCATGGGCCTGCTCGCCTCCGGCGCCGCACACGAGCTGGGCACGCCGCTTGCGACGCTGTCGGTGATTCTCGGCGACTGGCGACGGATGCCGCCGTTCACCGAGCGCACCGACCTGCGCGACGAACTCGGCGAGATGCAGATCCAGGTCGACCGCTGCAAGTCGATCGTCACCGGCATCCTGCTGTCGGCCGGCAAGGCGCGCGGCGAATCGCCCGAACCGACCACACTGGCGACCTTCCTCGACGGCCTGGTCACCGAGTGGCGGGCGACGCGCCCGGTGCGTGGCTTCGAATACACCAAGGACATCGGCAGCGACATCGCGATCATCTCGGACACCGGACTGAAGCAGATGATCGGCAACGTGCTCGACAACGCGCTGGAAGCCTCGCCGGACTGGGTGGCGCTGGAAGCCACCCGGGAGGATGATGCTCTGGTACTGCGCGTGTGCGACCGCGGCCCCGGTTTCGCGCCGGCGATGCTGGCCGAGTTCGGCCGCCCCTACCAGTCGAGCAAGGGCCGTCCGGGTGGTGGCCTGGGCCTGTTCCTGTCGGTCAACGTCGCGCGCGCGTTCGGCGGCAACGTCGCCGCCCGCAACCGGGAGGCCGGCGGCGCGGAAGTGACGGTGATCCTGCCGCTGGCTTCGCTGACACTGGAGGAGGTGGACGATGAACAATGA